One window from the genome of Brachyhypopomus gauderio isolate BG-103 unplaced genomic scaffold, BGAUD_0.2 sc82, whole genome shotgun sequence encodes:
- the mau2 gene encoding MAU2 chromatid cohesion factor homolog encodes MATGGEAPEPWYLALLGFAEHFRTSSPPKIRLCVHCLQAVFQFKPPQRVEARTHLQLGSVLYHHTKNSDLARNHLEKAWFISQQVPQFEDVKFEAASLLSELYCQQNLVDSAKPLLRKAIQISQQTPYWHCRLLFQLAQLHTLEKDLVSACDLLGVGAEYARVVGSEYTRALFLLSKGMLLLMERKLQEVHPLLTLCGQIVENWQGNPIQKESLRVFFLVLQVTHYLDAGQVKSVKPCLKQLQQCIQTISTLHDDEILPSNPADLFHWLPKEHMCVLVYLVTVMHSMQAGYLEKAQKYTDKALMQLEKLKMLDCSPILSSFQVILLEHIIMCRLVTGHKATALQEISQVCQLCQQSPRLFSNHAAQLHTLLGLYCISVNCMDHAEAQFTTALRLTTHQELWTFIVTNLASVYIREGNRHQELYSLLERINPDHNFPVSSHCLRAAAFYIRGLLSFFQGRYNEAKRFLRETLKMSNAEDLNRLTACSLVLLGHIFYVLGNHRESNNMVVPAMQLASKIPDMSVQLWSSALLKDLNKACGNTMEAHEAAQMHQNFSQQLLQDHMAACSLPEHNLISWTDGPPPVQIQAQNGPTTSLASLL; translated from the exons ATGGCGACTGGCGGAGAGGCCCCGGAGCCCTGGTATCTCGCCCTGCTCGGCTTCGCCGAACATTTTCGCACTTCGAGCCCTCCTAAAATTCGCCTCTGCGTGCACTGTCTCCAGGCCGTGTTCCAGTTTAAACCTCCGCAGAGGGTGGAAGCCCGGACGCACCTCCAGCTCGGCTCGGTGTTGTATCACCACACCAAGAACAGCGACCTCGCCCGGAATCACCTCGAGAAGGCG tGGTTCATTTCTCAACAA GTTCCACAGTTTGAAGATGTTAAATTCGAGGCTGCCAGTCTCCTCTCTGAACTCTATTGCCAACAA AATTTGGTTGATTCTGCTAAGCCGTTACTCCGCAAAGCCATACAAATATCCCAGCAGACCCCTTACTGGCACTGTAGATTGTTATTCCAATTAGCT CAGCTGCACACGCTAGAGAAGGACTTGGTGTCGGCGTGTGACCTGTTGGGCGTCGGGGCAGAATATGCGCGAGTCGTGGGGTCTGAGTATACCAG AGCCCTGTTTCTTCTGAGCAAAGGGATG ctgttgcTGATGGAGAGAAAGCTTCAAGAGGTGCACCCCTTGCTCACGTTGTGTGGGCAGATCGTGGAAAACTGGCAGGGAAACCCCATACAAAAGGAGTCCCTCCGGGTCTTCTTCCTAGTGCTGCAGGTGACGCACTACCTGGACGCTGGACAG gttaaGAGTGTGAAGCCGTGTCTGAAACAGCTGCAGCAGTGTATCCAGACCATCTCCACACTCCACGACGACGAGATCCTCCCCAGTAACCCCGCCGACCTCTTCCACTGGCTGCCCAAGGAGCACATGTGTGTGCTCGTGTACCTG GTGACAGTCATGCACTCCATGCAGGCGGGCTACCTGGAGAAGGCACAGAAGTACACGGACAAGGCTCTCATGCAACTAGAAAAACTAAAAA TGCTGGACTGCAGTCCCATCCTGTCTTCATTCCAAGTCATCCTGCTGGAACACATCATAATGTGTCGCCTGGTTACGGGGCACAAGGCCACGGCGCTGCAGGAG ATCTCTCAGGTGTGCCAGCTGTGTCAGCAGTCACCTCGCCTGTTCTCCAATCACGCGGCTCAGCTCCACACCCTATTA ggattATACTGCATTTCAGTGAACTGTATGGACCACGCAGAAGCCCAGTTCACCACTGCCTTACGG CTAACCACACACCAGGAGTTGTGGACCTTCATCGTCACCAACCTGGCCAGCGTCTACATCAGAGAGGGAAACAGACACCAAGAG CTCTACAGCCTCCTGGAGAGGATCAACCCCGACCACAACTTCCCCGTCAG CTCTCACTGTCTTCGTGCCGCAGCGTTCTACATCCGGGGACTGCTGTCCTTTTTCCAGGGTCGCTACAACGAGGCCAA gcGTTTCCTTCGTGAGACTCTCAAGATGTCCAATGCGGAGGATCTGAATCGCCTGACCGCCTGCTCCCTCGTTCTCCTCGGTCACATATTCTATGTGTTGGGGAATCACAGG GAGAGCAACAATATGGTGGTTCCAGCCATGCAGCTCGCCAGCAAGATTCCTGACATGTCCGTCCAGCTGTGGTCCTCTGCTCTGCTCAAAG ATCTGAACAAGGCGTGTGGGAACACGATGGAGGCGCACGAGGCCGCGCAGATGCACCAGAACTTCTCCCAGCAGCTCCTGCAGGACCACATGGCCGCCTGCAGCCTCCCCGAGCACAACCTCATCAGC tggaCAGATGGACCTCCCCCGGTGCAGATCCAAGCTCAAAATGGACCCACGACCAGTCTGGCCAGCCTGCTCTGA
- the sugp1 gene encoding SURP and G-patch domain-containing protein 1, whose protein sequence is MESNDAGRGGWKNKFAQKSKINVIMRQEELIAQKKREIEAKMAEQAKRNMTAPSKPLPQSPLSSQGPSSNKFVNDGSFLQQFLKMQKDKSSTDSVSNSDSRVHTSPSESPMSAVSQTQKKSILVGKRPGLGVGSMLSQFKSYSQPRKSPLQIPRPSVFSSPDDDDDEVEDDATYLEIKVSPPDDEDLVLIIDRMAAFVAEGGPELERKAVEDYKDNPVFSFLVERDSKEHLYFRKRVARLRQDSLAKHSPQAEVSPSVDESTRKVAEKLAHFVADGGPEVEAIATKHNHDNPAFSFLYDHQSPAHRFYKDKVEEYRQSKQGSPEPPPSSKRPTAMPHGFASSSSQAESRGQEAGPVSAKRKRKSRWGAEEDKVDLPLPPIIAPEMSSDPETASLSAQELRGLGYKKGKPVGLVGVTELSEDQKKQLKEQQEMQEMFDMIMKHKRAMQEMQLMWEKAVRDHQHEYDSDEEIDSRAGTWEHRLRKMEMEKTREWAEQLTEMGKGKHFIGDFLPPDELEKFMETFKALKEGRDPDYSEYKEFKLTVENIGFKMLMKMGWKEGDGLGSDGQGIKNPVNRGSTAVDGAGFGVDRPAELSKNDDEYDAFRKRMMLAYRFRPNPLNNPRRPYY, encoded by the exons GTCGGGGGGGCTGGAAGAATAAGTTTGCACAGAAGAGCAAGATCAACGTTATCATGAGACAGGAGGAGTTGATAGcccagaaaaagagagagatagaggcgAAGATGGCAGAGCAAGCCAAACGGAACATGACAGCCCCTAGCAAACCACTGCCACAGAG CCCCTTGAGTTCACAGGGTCCGAGCTCAAACAAGTTTGTGAACGACGGAAGTTTccttcagcagtttctgaagaTGCAAAAGGATAAATCCAGCACAGACTCCG TATCCAACAGTGACTCCAGAGTCCACACATCACCGTCAGAGAGCCCAATGTCAGCTGTCTCGCAGACCCAGAAGAAAAGCATTCTGGTCGGGAAACGACCTGGTTTGGGAGTTGGCAGCATGCTCAGTCAGTTTAAGAGCTACTCGCAGCCCAGAAAGTCGCCCCTTCAAATCCCACGGCCAAGTGTCTTCAGCTCCCCGGACGACGACGATGATGAAGTAGAGGATGACGCCACCTACCTGGAGATCAAAG TTTCTCCCCCAGATGATGAAGACCTGGTCCTCATCATCGACCGCATGGCTGCTTTCGTGGCCGAAGGCGGCCCGGAGCTGGAGAGGAAAGCGGTGGAAGACTACAAGGACAATCCCGTCTTCTC ATTCTTGGTTGAAAGAGACAGCAAAGAACACCTGTACTTCCGCAAGAGAGTCGCCCGCCTGAGACAGGACAGCCTCGCAAAACACTCGCCACAAGCAGAAG TCTCCCCCTCAGTGGACGAGAGCACCAGGAAGGTGGCGGAGAAGCTGGCCCACTTCGTGGCCGACGGTGGGCCAGAGGTGGAGGCCATCGCTACCAAGCACAACCACGACAATCCCGCCTTCAG CTTTCTCTACGACCACCAAAGCCCGGCTCACCGCTTCTACAAGGACAAGGTGGAGGAGTACCGTCAGTCCAAGCAGGGCTCTCCCGAACCCCCGCCGAGCTCCAAGCGGCCCACCGCGATGCCGCACGGCTTTGCCTCCAGCTCGTCGCAGGCGGAGTCACGGGGCCAGGAGGCGGGGCCTGTGAGCGCCAAGCGGAAGAGGAAGAGTCGCTGGGGGGCTGAAGAGGACAAAGTGGACCTGCCCCTGCCCCCGATTATCGCCCCCGAGATGTCCTCAGACCCAGAAACGGCCTCGCTTTCTG ctcAGGAGCTGAGGGGTCTGGGTTATAAGAAGGGGAAGCCGGTCGGCCTGGTTGGTGTCACCGAGCTCTCGGAGGACCAGAAAAAGCAGCTGAAGGAACAGCAGGAA ATGCAGGAGATGTTCGATATGATCATGAAACACAAGCGAGCCATGCAGGAGATGCAGCTGATGTGGGAGAAGGCCGTGCGTGACCATCAGCACGAGTACGACAGTGACGAGGAGATCGACAGCAGGGCTGGAACCTGGGAGCACAGACTCCgcaagatggagatggagaaaaCCAGAG AGTGGGCGGAGCAGTTGACTGAGATGGGGAAAGGGAAACATTTCATTGGTGACTTCCTGCCACCTGACGAGCTGGAGAAGTTCATGGAAACGTTTAAGGCCCTGAAG GAGGGCAGGGACCCCGACTACTCTGAGTATAAGGAGTTCAAGCTGACGGTGGAGAACATCGGCTTCAAGATGCTGATGAAGATGGGCTGGAAGGAGGGAGACGGACTGGGCTCGGACGGCCAGGGCATCAAGAACCCCGTCAACAG AGGCTCCACTGCAGTAGACGGTGCAGGCTTCGGAGTGGACCGACCTGCAGAACTCTCTAAAAACGATGACGAGTACGATGCCTTCCGCAAGAGAATGATGCTGGCCTACCGTTTCAGACCGAACCCTCTG AATAATCCGAGGAGGCCGTACTACTGA